The DNA region atgttttcaaattcttctcTTACTTTACGAACTttaccatcatcatcttcttctttcttttcctcttctccCTCTTTGGCGGTTAATTCACCTATATCGTTATTGTCGttatcatctttttttggttcagcgacatcttcatcttcaacatTTTCGCTTTCTTCTACCTttgcttcttctgcttctgcttctgcttctgcttctgcttcttgttcttgttcttgttcttgttcttgttcttgttcttcgtCGTTCTTTTGTTCGGCCTTGGTTTCTTGCTCTACTTGGCTGATTTTCTCTGTTTCTATGGCCTCAGCTGCCACTTCAGCGGAGCTTAAAGTTTCATTAGGTGCGCTCGTGGCATGCTTTGGAATTTCGCCATTTTGGATAGATTTTGCGTTTACACtatcaatatcttcatccttTATAGATTCGTCACCAAAAGTAGAAGGTTGCTCATTTGCCACTGGCGCCTCCGGTTTATTTTGCGCGCCAGGCACGTATTTTTGCTGTTGAAGAGGTGGTTCAGGTTGAGGTTTCTGTTGCTGTAACTTCAAGTTTTCTTGGTATTTAACCCaagctcttcttttcaaaacctcAAAATAATCTTGTATGGGCCCATTGGATTTCTTATCTCTAAAGACCAACTCACCATCACCGCTAAAGTAGTCATCGTTGTCATCTACCAAATACCAATTACCGGCTTCCAAATCGTTAGCAAATAATAGTAAGAACTCTCCCCAATTTCCGGCAACAACGAATTTGGTATCAAAGTCTCTACCAAATGTTATGACTTGAGCATATTTACCGTTGGGACCGGGTGCCAAGTCTACACCGATATGGTTACCAGCATTATCCGATATTAATGGGATCCAAGCTGGATGAGCATATACCGGTTGTACAGCATTTGGTGGAATAGATTTTTGATCTGGGATGTTTGGTAACTTGAACTTGTTACTGAGTGGTCTTTCCATGGATGAAGAGGAACCCGTGGATTTGACGTGTGACAAGCCTTGTTGGGATCTTTTGTTCAAATTCTTTGCGACGTTTCTCCAAGCTTGAGTCATGGCTACAACCTGATCTAAAGTCATTAATTCGAGTCCATAAAACAAGCCTGAAGTACCGGTCATCGACTCCAAATCTTCTTGCCCGTCGTGAATTCTGAAGGAGGCCTTCACCGAACTGGGAAAGCTAACTTCCAAGTCTTCCTCAGCATGAGTGATATCGTTTTGGGTGCAAGGGTCACTCAAAGTTGCATTTAAGTCTGGATTGTGTTCACTAGTCCAAAATTCGATGTGTCTCCAAGCCAAGAGAGCTTCGGAAACACCGTCATTAGAGTCCGCGGAAGtaaattcatcaatatttATATCGTCATTGGATGTCGTACCGTTTTGGAATCCCATGCtcatttcttcatccaCGCTATTCAGATGCATTTGGGAGGGATTGGCTTGCCCATTATTATTGTCCAGACGTTTGCCCATGTTGAAAGTGGGGGATTGGTCGGGGTTATACTCTGCATAGTGGTCGTCAGTGCTGAGAGAATACACCCATTCTttgacttttcttttaaacaTATCCATTGCGTCCCTAGTGTCTGCTGGATTACTGCCTGTTCtgtttttgtctttgttaTATTTTGTCTAGCGTTTGGTTATAAAGCTAGTctcttgttgtttgttttcaatatttcgATAATTATAGCCAAACacgaaaaatgaaattagCGGATTTAATTTTGtacctttatttttaattgacTTGATTATTGAAGGGTGTCTACGTATGTACTTCTGTATTGAGGAAAGCAAGCTTTGCAAAGATTGGGTTGGGTTCGATATTGCGTAAGCAGCACAAATAGACAGTCTGTAATGGAGCCAGGAAGGAAATTCAGCCTTTTTAGCTACGGTGCAAAAACATTCTTTGATCTCGAGTAAGGAAAACTGAcctccaaaaaaagaaaaaaagaacaatctGCGAGTTTTTcgctttccttttttttttcctttttttttggcttcCATAGGGTTTTCAAGCCCTATCTCGAAAAAATCTGCAAGCCCTACACACGTGACAGTAGGGCTTGATGGATGCCTTTTTGCGGCAATGACGTAATAAAAATGCAGGGATCTGATAATGCTCCAATACGGAAAACCgtaaacaaagaaaatatccCAAAGGGGAAAGCAATTAACCCGAAACGGTGCGAATAGCTGTGCCATGGATGCTACGCCTTGCAGGCAGGTAAATGCTCTAGTGTGGAGCGTGCATCTTGCGATGATCCTCTGTCGACTTGCAGTCTCATACGCTTGTCCTAaccacttttttttttttccatttcaatGAGCAGTCAATTTGAGTTAGTATGTATCATACGTGAGAGTGTTTTGCCGATATCTGTAGTTTTATTTAGAAAGAACTTCATAACCCACCAAAAAGCTTCTTAGTGCGCGTTGATTGTAGACTAGGAAAACTAACTTTTTGCTGCTCCTTCCTTTTGAAACAGGGCTTGAAAACGTCATAAAACTACACAAAGCAATAACAGAACTTTCAATGAGTTATCCCACTTCAGTGTCACAAAGCGAGATGAACAACCTTACCAGAGATGTGCAAACTACGTCGATGTCTTGCGCAGAGAAGGATGTAACAAGAGGTTATTTCGACCAGTCCACGAAGGATAGCTCGAAACATGCACATCTTACAAAGGTGAATGCAAAGCACTCACTTCACAGGTGCGTCTTCAAGAAGCCAtacaaaagcaagaaagtTGCGGAAGAACAAAGGAAGACTCTGAACACACAGCTTAGACAGAAATTCATTTCGCCATCAGACAACTTGCTTTCACCATGCTCAAGGAAACTGAATGATCATAAGTCAAAACTATTTGTTGCCAAATCGCAACCCAAAAGACTCGACTTTGCACACAGCAAGCAGAGTATACTGACCAGTTCAAAGGTGGTTGCCGAATCCGATAATGACTGCGATGACGACGATTTGTTTATTAGCTAAATGTATTGTGTCTTTTGCTACATATGTTTTCCAATAATATACGAGGAATGCAGAATAATGCTcatttttctatttcttaGAAAGcatacacatatatatgtttttaCGTatcgttgtttttttatattcaCAGGTAAATAGCGTTCAAATATTATTACTTAAATTCATAAAGATCTCTTTGTTTCTGCTATTTATTTGCTCCTCTCGTTAATTCTCGCGTCTACCATTGTGTTCAATAACAATGCTTCATTATCCAAGACGACTCTATTAGGAGAGTTGGCCAGGATCTTGGCAATGTCCCTGGCAGTAtccaatcttttcaattccaCGTAATCTTTCGATTTTTTGATGGCTTCACCAATCAGCTCTGCAGATTTGGCCTCACCCTGTGCCTTCACTACCATTCCTTGCTTTTCTTGTCTAGCCTTATCAACCACAAATGCCGCTCTCTGGGCATCTTGTTGAGCAATTTGCTTGGCTTCTACAGCATTGGTAAACTCAGGCGAAAAGGTCATGTATGTAATGGAAACATCATCTAACAAGATATTGAATCTGCTTGCACGACGAACCAAGTTCTCACGAATCAACCGAGaaactttttctctttgagTGATTAGTTGCGACGCATTGAATTGGGCTACGACAGCCTTTAAAACTTCGTTGACAATAGAGGGTAGAACTCTTTCGTCATAATCCTGACCTAAAGTTCTATATATGGTAGGCAGTTGTCCCACGTCTGGTCTAGAAAGCACTCTACAAGTGATATTCACCATTTGCAAGTCTTTGGTACCCGTCAAAGACGCAACATTACGAGGTTTGGCTCTCACATCAAAGATGATTGGGGTGTCGATCCAAGGGAAGATAAAATGCGTACCTTCGTTGAAAATCCTGGTGGAGACACCATTCAACCTGGAATAAACAATGGCTCTATGACCACCGTCCACATTAAATAGCGCATTATTCACTAAAAGAGCACCACCTCCAAGCAAAATCAAACCACTAATCCCTGCAAATGCTCCCCCTGGGGAGGGCATTTTGCCCTTGCCTCCGGGCTGCTGTACCCTAGACaactgtttttgaaacGCCTTTGCGTACCTTTGAAACTCACCGGGTGATCTGTTCATTGGCAATGATTACTGATATATTCCTAGTAACGACTAACTGTACTTGTTTGAATCTTACGTCCTTCTCCTCCAGCACCGCTTTTTCCGATATCCTCTTAGCTTAGAACCTGCCCTTTTTTGCCATTGCTTAGATACCAAAGTAGTGCAAGGACAAAGTTTTTGCCACTTCTCCTCGTCAGTAGTGATTTCATGTTATTAGCTATAAGGAAATCATAGAATATATAACATCCCACAAAATGCCTGCATGAAGCAATCTACTGATGAATACTAGTTGTGAGACAAAATATTGAAAGAGTCATTCAGACTGCTATTGTAATTAGGCGCGACCTTATATTGTTGAATTTGCACGAGCACAATAGCATCTGTGCTTACCCGGCTGTTGTTTCTCCAAATGGGACCTCTCATCATAATATCCACTTAAAGGGTCTTGTTAATAAGGGTTCTTCCTGTTCTGCAGCAAGTGTTGGATACATAAATACACGGAcagaaaacagaaaactGTATAATAATGTCTGGACACCCTTTGCACCAAGCGTGCATGGAAAATGACTTTGTCAAAGTACAAGAACTGCTTCATTGCAAACCTTCGTTGCTGCTAGAGAAGGACCTGGATGGCAGGATCCCGCTACACTGGTCGGTTTCCTTCCAAGCACACGAAATCACTagttttttgatttctaaAATGGAAGATGTGAATCTGGATGATTATCCAGACGAATCTGGATGGACGCCATTCCATATTGCCTGCTCAGTCGGAAATTTAGACGTGGTGAAATCTCTATACGATAGACCTATCAAACCGGATTTGAATAAGGTCACCAACCAAGGCGTCACATGCCTACATTTGGCAGTTGGTAAAAAATGGTTTGAAGTGTCCAAATTCTTAATTGATAATGGCGCCTCCGTGAGAATCAAAGACAAGTTCAATCAAATCCCACTACACAGAGCCGCATCCGTGGGCTCTTTAAGATTGATTGAGTTGCTATGTGATGTGGGCAAAAGCCCTGTGAATTGGGCCGATAAGCAAGGTTGGACTCCAATATTCCACGCTTTAGCTGAGGGGAATGGTGACGCTGCCGTATTGTTAGTAGAAAAGTATAACGCCGAGTACGATCTTGTGGATAATAAAGGCGTTAAGGCAGAAGATGTTGCCCTCAATGAACAAGttaaaaagtttttcctAAATAATGTATAAAAcatttaatatatatcgACGAACCTCACATATCAATATTATTCTCAAATAGCAGTTCAGAGCCACAGTAAATCCCACTATTATTTTCGTTATTGGGTAATTGTTCGTTTTCGTCAATTGAAGCAATTAACAACAAGCCGCTTTgtttaatatttttggtCAATGAGGGGCATATCTTTAATGTTTCATGTGGGATAGTAACACCCAGCAAGTTATTATTAATGGCAAATTGAATCATTGTATGTATGTTCAAAGGCGCAGTATCCAAATATGACATCTTTTGAGGGTTCACGGCCAGCTCTTTCAAACAATTTGGTGTATCGCTTATAAACTTACCAGTGTTTGAGTCTCTAAAcagatttttcatttgcaaTAATACCGGGAAGTTGGGTTGTTTCCAGTTCAAAATCGAACAAGCCTCCCAATTACATGAACTGAAAACTATTTGACGCATACTCTCACTCCCGTTATGACGTAAAAATCTTTCATgctcaaaaataatgagCAACAACTTATCAATGAACTCATTAATGTTTATAAAAGGGGAAATTTTAACGGGAATAGtgtcaatttcttcatcggtAGGGAAACAAACCCGGACCACTAACTGAACTGATCCTGGAATGACTTCTAATAAACTTCTCAATGGGAAAATTCTTGACGACAAATATTGCTTTAAAGTCACTTCGTTGAAACTTCCATCAATCTTACCCAAATCGTAGTCCACTAGTTTTCCTAACTGTTCTTTCGTGAGGTCATTCAATAAAATCTTTGTCCCTCTGAACTCGACAAAGGGTTTTGGGGCTGCTACTATTGTTCCATCATTCAAAGTGCAAACTAGTATGCTTACGAAACTACCATTTAAGGATGATGAAGTGACAAAATTGCCTTCCTTGCTAGAAGATGTCATCATATCACCTCCTGTAGATTTCCAATAGGGTTCATACTTTATGATTTTTAATGGGTTTCCTGGATATGGGAAAATAATTTGATAGTCGAAAGTAAGACATCCAATATTGTTTAGTCTTGTATCAAACAAGGGTAGATTTATGGTTGTAATACTGTTCATTGCAGGTTTTATACAATGGTATGACATTGCTGTTGTTTTGGCAATTATTCTTGTACCAAAAGCGggaaatatttcaaaatccaTGGAAAAATCCTTGATGGAATCAACTTGAAAGATGAGTTCACCGTCGTCATGATCTTCACTaatttcttcgtcatcttcttcatcgttcGTCTCACTGAtgtttttaccaaaatcattgttttcatcaacTCTAACAGGTAGAATTATATTACGAGGTAATATTTCAGGTAAATTGGAAGACAAAGTAATTCTTCctggtgaagaagacataATAATGCCGTTATCTTTAGTCAATTTGATGGATTCAAGACCTGGTTTTAGTTTCAGttttataaaaattttcttttccaaaaaattgtGACCATATTTTCTAAGGGGAATAATAGGCGGAGGTAAAGCAAAGTCTGGAATGCTGTCTGGAATGTCCAGATCTGATTTATTGTCATTTGGAGTTAAAGCGATCGTGCTAGCCTGTAGCCTTTTGATTTGAGCATCTGCTtcatttaaatatttggGTGCAAGATTCGTTGGTGTTTGTAGAAGTGCATTCAAAACACCGACGTGACTCTCCCATAATGCATAAAATAATGGAGAATGTCCATTATCGTCCTCAATATCTAAGCGTGCTCCATTTCTCAATAGTTCACCGATAACTTCAGAATGACCAGATCGAACAGCATAAAAAATAGGAGTCCATTTGTTGAAGCCATCGATTTCATTGGGGTCCGCACCATATTGAATTAACAGTTGGATTAATTGTGCATCACCACCAATTTTGGCTACTATATGAAGGGTACATAAACCAGTCgagtttttcttgaaaagtgGTTGACATAAATGTTGAGAACTTTGTTTGTTATGATCAGCGTTTTGTTTACTCCGTATTTCCAAGAGTAATTTAGCAGCATCGTGGTTATTGAATTTACAAGCAACGTTCAAAGGATCAAATTGGACTTTAGCAGAGCTGATTATATTCTTACTGTAGTCTAAGACTGGCTTTTCAACAGGGGATGCATTTGCACCACCGATGGTTAACAAGTCCCTCACGACATCTATGTGGTTGTTAGTGATAGCCAATACCAAAGGTGTCTTAGAATCGCTATCAATCGGATCAATATCTTTTAAAAGATTGGTAATCAATAAAGAATGAACAAATTCCAATTTACCTAGTTCTGAAGCATAATGTAGCGGTACCCGCGCGTGTATATCTTGAGCATTCAGTAACTTCTGGACTGTTTCTTTGGATAATTTTGAAGTCGTTAAAGCTTCATCAAGAACGAATAAACGAGATTGGTTTGGGCAGCTTGCGGCTTCATGAAATACGTTTTTTCGTGAGAATACTTggtcatcttcatcacaATATGACAAATCGATATGGTCTTGGTTGCTTTTGTAAAAGATATGCAAGGAGTTATCGTCTAGAGGGCTAGCCACCAACAATAAGAATAGTGTAGTTAGGCATTCCTTCAACAGGGAAAACACATTTTTATGAAATGATTCCGAAGCATTTTGTAATAAATATGTAAAGATCTTGGCCTCCCTGAAATTTCTTAATAATGCGTGCTTCCTTTGGATGTCTTTAACAGTCGtaatattcaaaatttccTTGTACCAGTTTTCGATTTCCATCTCCATATCGagggaagaagaagatggtgcagaaaaaatatgttgAAGTTGGTTTTCGGAAGTTTTTGATGTCGCTAACTGGTAACTGTTAAGCTCTCTTTTTCCGTCATTATTATCCTCACTAACGAAATCATTGGATTCTAAGCCTGCCGTcctattgttattgtcaATGTCATTTAACTCCAAAAGAATGTGTAAAGTTTCATCGTTTAGTTTGAGTGGCCCATCCTTAGTGAATATTGGTTGAATAGAGACAACCGTAGCAAGATAAAAATCTTTATCATGAGACTGAGACCTTTTATCccactttttcaaagcttttgaaaacccCGTTTTGTTTAGTTCAACATACTGCTCCAAATTCCTTaaatctttttgaaattttttaaaagcCGCATAcaagtttttgaatgaagTAGCTTGGTTGGAAGTTAATTTACCATTTGACTTGTAGTCATTGTATTTTGAGTGCAAAATGTTAAACTTTATTCTCAAATCAGATTCTCTTGCCAAGTAATATCCATTGACCTTTTCGAGTTCTCTTTCCagtttaaagaaaaatgcagctttgttttcttgcaATCTCTGAtgtatgattttttcatctatATCATCTAATGTCAAATGTAGATCTAACTCCGAGCTCGTCTTTAAAGTGGGAATAGCCAACTGTTTGATTAGTTTTTTCAGAGCCTTGTAATCAATAAAATGACTATTATACTCCGCCAATTCCAGCTGTCTAGCTTCCAGATATTTGCCGAACTTCATGACACGCCTATCTGTTTATTTCCCTCAAAAGTTCGGTGTGAAAGTAGTCTCTTCTACAGTTACACTGAAAACAAAGTTCTGTTATTGGTAGCTTTGAAACAGCAGGCCTTAGGAAAGCTTAGCTAGTTGAGCTGGTGctaattgaaaaacaaaacaaaattccTTGTACCTGTACgttgcaaagaaaaataattatGTAATCCACTTAAAGGGGCTCTCAGAAGTTTGCTAAAGAGTTAAATGGAGTGTAAATAAGTGTTGGTGGTGGTCCTTACGCTAGTCTCGAGCCATCGCCAAGTAGCTGATAAAATTGATTACTTGTGCCCTTATTCGCACGTGCCGTACAACCTGTACCTCACACTGAAATGTGTGATattatcaagaaaacataTTATTTCGGAGGAAACTCACGGCGGTGAGCTGTGTGTGATAAGGcactttgttcttcttcgcattttcttttttttcgtttctgCATAAAAGAAACGGTTAATTGCATTGGATGCACATCTTTTCGTTCTATAGACTAGCGTGACCAAAATTATTCACGTGGTGCTACTAAGGCACGTGCTTTCTGTTAAGCAGGCTATTAGTTAGCTATCACAGGCGTGTCTCAATCCATAGTACAATTCGTAAAATGCCATAAGGCAAGTCTTTCAGCCATCTGGCTCTTTTTTGGATACAAGGCCGAGCAAATTTGGCCCTACACCCTAGTTTGTCCAAAGGTACTTGAAGCCGCTAGGGCAAACAATCGTAGACACTTTATTTCTACAAATGCCTTGCTTCGTGGTTCCAGGTTCGTTTAGCGGCCACTCaatagaaaatatcttGACTTAGTTTCCTATTTTCTTacaaatttaaaaaaacaccTTCACTCTTTACATTCTTGAAACAACGCGAGGTTCTTTGCGCCGTGCTATTGAGCAAGACAACTGCACCTGATACGAGCCACGTCTAACCAAGTTTGTTGACCATATCGGGGAGCGCAAACATCATTCGCTTGCTCGCCAGGACTTTATCGACTAAGCTGTGGGACCGCAACAATGCTGAAAGACAAGAAGACTTCGAAAATAAGCTTATATCCGCGTTTGCGCTTGAACTTTTGCTGGAAAACGAgctaaaaatatattttttaagttcTCTCTGATCTCGTAAACAAGGCCAACTGAAACTGATAGTCTACGCAGTAAATATATCCGGCATTTGTTCAATCGGATCTTCTGGCCGATAGAActcattttcttggtcCAATGGTGTCAAATGTAAATGTCCGATTACTAATCGCTACTTAAATGCGGACGCCCTAACGCATCCCGGAAAAGTTATTTTCAGATCTTCCCCCGAAGAAATCCACGCAGGAGTCCCCTAGAATAAACTTATTGTCCTGAGGCTCACACATAATGGCTTCATTGTTGCTCagaaatacaaaaacaGCAACTTTTTGTACGAAGCTTTTGCGACTGTCGAATCATTGTCGAATTGTTGTCGCTGAAATTCTCTCACCACTTATATCTCTTAATGACTGGGAAAAGGAACAGCGCCAACTAGAAgaccttttgaaaaaatgtcaTATAAAAGGTGTTGGAACTTAAAGTATACACTTTTGCTTGTATTAATCTGATATTTAGTTGATTGTTTAGGTGTAATAGTTAAAACTGAATATATAAAGTCATCTTAAAAATGCTATCCGAACACACCCGTACTATAATTAAAGCTACTGTTCCAGTCTTGGAACAGCAAGGCACTGTCATCACGCGTactttttacaaaaatatgCTTGCTGAACACACAGAACTACTCAACATTTTTAACAGAACTAATCAGAAAGTTGGTGCGCAACCAAATGCCCTGGCCACCACTGTTTTGGCTGCTGCCAAGAACATTGACGACCTGTCCGTTCTTATGGATCATGTTAAGCAGATTGGCCATAAACACCGTGCTTTGCAGATCAAGCCTGAACACTATCCAATCGTCGGTGAATATTTACTGAAAGCCATCAGGGAGGTTTTAGGTGACGCTGCTACCCCTGAAATTATTAGCGCTTGGGGCGAGGCTTACCAGGCTATTGCTGATGTCTTCATCactgttgaaaataaaatgtaCGAAGAAGCTTCATGGTCAGGTTGGAAACCGTTCGAAATTACGGCTAAAGAGTATGTTTCCTCTGAAGTTGCTCAATTCACTGTTAAACCAAAGGTCAATTCCGGCATTGACTTGGCAATTTTGCCAATTACTCCAGGTCAATATATTACTGTAAACACTCACCCAGTTAGACAGGGGAATCAGTACGACGCTTTAAGGCATTATTCACTCTGTTCTGCTTCTGCCAAGGACGGTTTGAGATTTGCAGTCAAGATGGAAGCCGCTAGAGATGATTATCCTGCAGGCCTGGTCTCTGAGTATTTACACAAAGACGCTAAAATCGGGGATGAAATAAAGCTAAGTGCTCCAGCTGGTGATTTTACCATTAACAGAGAATTGATCAACCAGACGAAAGTTCCATTAGTACTATTATCCTCTGGTGCTGGTGTTACACCAATTTTAGCCATGTTGGAAGAACAGGTTGAATGCAACCCGGAAAGACCAGTTTATTGGATTCAATCTTCTTACGATGAAAAGACACAAGCCTTCAAAAAGCACGTTGATAGACTACTAGCCAGATGTTCAAATGTTGAGAAGATTATTGTCCATACTAACACTCAACCGATGATTGATGCTAAATTCTTAAAGGAAAGGACACCTGCACATGCAGATGTGTACACCTGTGGCTCTTTAGCCTTCATGCAAGCTATGCTTGGACATCTTAGAGAATTGGAACACCGCGACGACATGATACATTACGAACCTTTCGGTCCAAAGATGTCGACTGTCAATGTTTAAGAGAGTAGACTTGGAAAATACGATTTATTAATGACGACCTATATtagatttatttttctacACGAAGCTAAAtcataaaggaaaaaaagttttttattttagaaAAATACATGAGTTTCTTATAGTTGATGTAGTCGGTATTTTTTAGTAGAGAACCGTATCAGGAATTTTCAGTTTGGAATATTCAGATATATGTAGAGGTGGTTATGTATTTAtaagatttttgaatatggAAAGCACgctaaaatttttatttgataTTAACCCCAGTCCAGTCTTTGATTGCGTCCCCTGTTTTTTCTACATCTTTGTTGAGCCACTTCTTTGCATCGTGGTAATACTGGGCAGATGTGTTACTGaatcttttgatttttcccCATGCACGATCttgtttttgaacaaatttAGGAAAGGAGTTCTTCTCTAAATCATGAGCAAGACCCATGACATTATTGAATGTGCTTGGCATTACATACGCAAAGCAACATGAGCCCAATATAAGGGGCATGGTAGCACGAAGTAGCcatgttcttcttctcgtTAAGACAGATCCTGTCATAAAGGCAACTAAAGTGGACGATAAGCCTGGTATTAGACGTTCTTCTGGGTCAGTATGTAAGCTTGCAATAGTCGACGTAAAACTCTTTTCACGAGCGTAATACTTCCCGACAACCTCATCTATTTTCGTTGCTGCTTTATCCCATTTGGCAGACAACTTTAGTCttctttcattgaaaaattttttcatgtaCGCTGGATCACGTACTGAAATACCGTCTACAAGTTCATTTTCTCCAATAAACCTCATAACTCTTTGTGAAAGAACGCCTTGCTTggcttccttttcattaataGTGGCCTCTTTAGCGTCTGAGGAAATTACTGTAGCGTTTTCTGGCGGAACAATCTTCTCTTCCACTGGGTCTAACTCGCGGTAAAAGTTCTTTGTCATTATTTATGGTTCTTTCCTTGAATACACCTGCTgttttgctcttttctcAAACATTTTAATCAGCATTAAGATAACTGCTCTTCACCACTTGATAATTCGGGGAAATCTTATTCGCttttaatttcaaaaactcttgGTTACCCGGAGCAGGAACAATTGAGTAATAGCTTCAGCACCTACTGGCAAAGCAACAATATTTAACCAATAGTGGTTTCTTCACTAATCTCTTCAGGAAGCACGAGCTGTAGATGCTGAAAAATACATTAAAGTCCATACATGTGtcatatataaataccGGCTAAATTaatgtatatattaaaaTGCTTATAAATGTGTTGATGGTTAACCTTAGAATGGAGGAAAAGGTTATGAGAGTTATCAATTCTCCACTAACCATAGTAGTGGCTAAAGTGCAATCAGAGCCTGAACAAATACCAAcctttaagaaaaaagacaCCACTTCACATGATGGATGAAAACATTAAGTAGGTGGtctcatcatcatccatCATTTCTTGCAAACTCTTACCTTTCGTCATAACAGTCCTCTGGTCTACACCGGTTACAGACATCTTAGTTGTGTCCATGCCGTTTATCCTATCTAAGCTGTGTGGGGGGACAGTATAGTTCCTCCTCATGTATGCAGTCGGTACCACAGCAGCACCGACTAGCCCTAGCATGATGTACCTAAATTTCGGAGTTCTTACCACTCGTTGTGCTTCTGAATATATGCCTGAATCTAACTTCATTTCGAAAATGTGTTTGTTATATATAGATT from Saccharomyces eubayanus strain FM1318 chromosome VII, whole genome shotgun sequence includes:
- the SMI1 gene encoding Smi1p is translated as MDMFKRKVKEWVYSLSTDDHYAEYNPDQSPTFNMGKRLDNNNGQANPSQMHLNSVDEEMSMGFQNGTTSNDDINIDEFTSADSNDGVSEALLAWRHIEFWTSEHNPDLNATLSDPCTQNDITHAEEDLEVSFPSSVKASFRIHDGQEDLESMTGTSGLFYGLELMTLDQVVAMTQAWRNVAKNLNKRSQQGLSHVKSTGSSSSMERPLSNKFKLPNIPDQKSIPPNAVQPVYAHPAWIPLISDNAGNHIGVDLAPGPNGKYAQVITFGRDFDTKFVVAGNWGEFLLLFANDLEAGNWYLVDDNDDYFSGDGELVFRDKKSNGPIQDYFEVLKRRAWVKYQENLKLQQQKPQPEPPLQQQKYVPGAQNKPEAPVANEQPSTFGDESIKDEDIDSVNAKSIQNGEIPKHATSAPNETLSSAEVAAEAIETEKISQVEQETKAEQKNDEEQEQEQEQEQEQEAEAEAEAEAEEAKVEESENVEDEDVAEPKKDDNDNNDIGELTAKEGEEEKKEEDDDGKVRKVREEFENIAL
- the BNS1 gene encoding Bns1p, which produces MSYPTSVSQSEMNNLTRDVQTTSMSCAEKDVTRGYFDQSTKDSSKHAHLTKVNAKHSLHRCVFKKPYKSKKVAEEQRKTLNTQLRQKFISPSDNLLSPCSRKLNDHKSKLFVAKSQPKRLDFAHSKQSILTSSKVVAESDNDCDDDDLFIS
- the PHB2 gene encoding prohibitin subunit PHB2; translation: MNRSPGEFQRYAKAFQKQLSRVQQPGGKGKMPSPGGAFAGISGLILLGGGALLVNNALFNVDGGHRAIVYSRLNGVSTRIFNEGTHFIFPWIDTPIIFDVRAKPRNVASLTGTKDLQMVNITCRVLSRPDVGQLPTIYRTLGQDYDERVLPSIVNEVLKAVVAQFNASQLITQREKVSRLIRENLVRRASRFNILLDDVSITYMTFSPEFTNAVEAKQIAQQDAQRAAFVVDKARQEKQGMVVKAQGEAKSAELIGEAIKKSKDYVELKRLDTARDIAKILANSPNRVVLDNEALLLNTMVDARINERSK
- the NAS6 gene encoding Nas6p, whose translation is MSGHPLHQACMENDFVKVQELLHCKPSLLLEKDLDGRIPLHWSVSFQAHEITSFLISKMEDVNLDDYPDESGWTPFHIACSVGNLDVVKSLYDRPIKPDLNKVTNQGVTCLHLAVGKKWFEVSKFLIDNGASVRIKDKFNQIPLHRAASVGSLRLIELLCDVGKSPVNWADKQGWTPIFHALAEGNGDAAVLLVEKYNAEYDLVDNKGVKAEDVALNEQVKKFFLNNV
- the PHO81 gene encoding Pho81p, producing MKFGKYLEARQLELAEYNSHFIDYKALKKLIKQLAIPTLKTSSELDLHLTLDDIDEKIIHQRLQENKAAFFFKLERELEKVNGYYLARESDLRIKFNILHSKYNDYKSNGKLTSNQATSFKNLYAAFKKFQKDLRNLEQYVELNKTGFSKALKKWDKRSQSHDKDFYLATVVSIQPIFTKDGPLKLNDETLHILLELNDIDNNNRTAGLESNDFVSEDNNDGKRELNSYQLATSKTSENQLQHIFSAPSSSSLDMEMEIENWYKEILNITTVKDIQRKHALLRNFREAKIFTYLLQNASESFHKNVFSLLKECLTTLFLLLVASPLDDNSLHIFYKSNQDHIDLSYCDEDDQVFSRKNVFHEAASCPNQSRLFVLDEALTTSKLSKETVQKLLNAQDIHARVPLHYASELGKLEFVHSLLITNLLKDIDPIDSDSKTPLVLAITNNHIDVVRDLLTIGGANASPVEKPVLDYSKNIISSAKVQFDPLNVACKFNNHDAAKLLLEIRSKQNADHNKQSSQHLCQPLFKKNSTGLCTLHIVAKIGGDAQLIQLLIQYGADPNEIDGFNKWTPIFYAVRSGHSEVIGELLRNGARLDIEDDNGHSPLFYALWESHVGVLNALLQTPTNLAPKYLNEADAQIKRLQASTIALTPNDNKSDLDIPDSIPDFALPPPIIPLRKYGHNFLEKKIFIKLKLKPGLESIKLTKDNGIIMSSSPGRITLSSNLPEILPRNIILPVRVDENNDFGKNISETNDEEDDEEISEDHDDGELIFQVDSIKDFSMDFEIFPAFGTRIIAKTTAMSYHCIKPAMNSITTINLPLFDTRLNNIGCLTFDYQIIFPYPGNPLKIIKYEPYWKSTGGDMMTSSSKEGNFVTSSSLNGSFVSILVCTLNDGTIVAAPKPFVEFRGTKILLNDLTKEQLGKLVDYDLGKIDGSFNEVTLKQYLSSRIFPLRSLLEVIPGSVQLVVRVCFPTDEEIDTIPVKISPFININEFIDKLLLIIFEHERFLRHNGSESMRQIVFSSCNWEACSILNWKQPNFPVLLQMKNLFRDSNTGKFISDTPNCLKELAVNPQKMSYLDTAPLNIHTMIQFAINNNLLGVTIPHETLKICPSLTKNIKQSGLLLIASIDENEQLPNNENNSGIYCGSELLFENNIDM